Proteins co-encoded in one Chaetodon auriga isolate fChaAug3 chromosome 9, fChaAug3.hap1, whole genome shotgun sequence genomic window:
- the pofut4 gene encoding GDP-fucose protein O-fucosyltransferase 4 — protein MAGRARLVPCACLGLLGVLCWVWVSFASFPDDQLPLEALDAVDRGAFQPQSALSEMEFASVSSYRGPGNNDRRRNKELPILLWWSGGLFPHFPGDTERIDCATSSCLVTSNRKVQLYKRTASIIFYGTDFRAYEAPLPRLHHQTWALFHEESPMNNYVLSHGPGIRLFNYTATFRRESDYPLTLQWLPSLDYLLMPVAVSLEEKNRLRREGLAPVLYMQSHCDVPSDRNRYVQELMKYIQVDSYGKCLNNKPLPEHLEDTATATGEDHNFMNFVARYKFHLALENGLCPDYMTEKLWRPLHQGCVPVYRGSSVVADWMPNDHSVIVIDNFPSPKALGEFLKRLDENDDEYAKYLEFKNPERITNTRLLEALETREWGVNDMSKPNYLNGFECYVCDQENARLAAARAHRRAPEKNQPPQPKMANNSHMGCPLPSPGYGDIKDLPADDGWLQIWPQDYWQSLDQAEGLESLIRHNESDPSLLWKYIQNIAVSRARGKH, from the exons ATGGCAGGTAGGGCCAGACTGGTGCCCTGTGCGTGTCTGGGGCTGCTTGGTGTCCTGTGCTGGGTCTGGGTCTCCTTTGCCTCCTTTCCGGACGATCAGCTTCCCCTGGAGGCCTTGGATGCAGTGGACCGAGGAGCCTTTCAACCCCAGAGTGCTCTGTCAGAGATGGAGTTTGCCTCCGTCAGCTCATACAGAGGACCTGGCAACAACGACCGCCGCAGAAATAAAGAGCTGCCCATTCTCCTCTGGTGGAGTGGAGGACTGTTTCCACATTTTCCCGGTGACACTGAACGCATCGACTGCGCCACATCCTCCTGCCTGGTCACAAGCAACCGCAAG GTCCAGCTGTACAAACGGACAGCATCCATCATCTTTTATGGAACAGACTTCAGGGCATATGAGGCGCCGCTCCCTCGTCTCCACCACCAGACCTGGGCACTGTTCCATGAAGAGTCACCCATGAATAACTACGTCCTCTCTCATGGACCAGGAATCCGGCTGTTCAACTACACTGCCACATTTCGCAGGGAATCAGACTATCCTCTGACCCTGCAGTGGCTGCCCTCTCTGGACTACTTGCTGATGCCTGTGGCCGTGTCCCTGGAGGAAAAGAACCGGCTGAGGAGGGAGGGCCTGGCTCCTGTGCTCTACATGCAGTCCCACTGCGATGTACcgtcagacagaaacagatatGTCCAGGAGCTCATGAAGTACATTCAG GTGGACTCTTACGGGAAATGCTTGAATAACAAACCTCTTCCTGAACATCTGGAGGATACGGCCACGGCGACCGGCGAAGATCACAACTTTATGAATTTTGTTGCACGCTACAAGTTTCACCTGGCACTGGAGAACGGCCTGTGTCCCGATTACATGACGGAGAAGCTGTGGCGGCCTCTCCACCAGGGCTGTGTGCCTGTCTACCGAGGCTCCTCTGTGGTGGCGGACTGGATGCCCAACGACCACTCTGTGATCGTCATAGATAACTTCCCCTCACCAAAAGCTCTCGGTGAATTCCTCAAACGTCTCGATGAGAACGACGATGAATATGCGAAATATTTAGAGTTCAAGAACCCCGAACGCATTACTAACACTCGCTTGCTGGAAGCTCTGGAGACCCGCGAGTGGGGGGTTAATGACATGAGTAAGCCCAACTACCTGAATGGATTTGAATGTTACGTGTGTGACCAGGAGAATGCACGGCTGGCAGCAGCACGAGCACACAGGAGAGCCCCGGAGAAGAACCAGCCTCCACAGCCAAAAATGGCCAACAACTCTCACATGGGGTGCCCCCTGCCCAGCCCGGGGTACGGAGACATTAAAGACCTGCCTGCAGACGATGG ATGGTTGCAAATATGGCCTCAGGATTACTGGCAGAGCCTGGACCAAGCAGAGGGGCTGGAGTCTCTGATAAGACATAACGAGTCAGACCCTTCACTGCTGTGGAAGTACATCCAAAACATTGCTGTGAGCAGAGCCAGgggaaaacactga
- the pcdh20l gene encoding protocadherin-20: MGHGTPDNMNWAGLLQSLLVVVHLQQIMCGSVWFSIPEEREPGILAGSLSKHFPPPYQLLTQEYFWMDENTGNFYTTEQKMDREALCPEETKAEECIILHNAVVGPSGDLIQFPVIIEDINDNAPHFENSEIHLKMSEDVTVGTSFLLDDQAQDRDAGHNGELHYHLEDSDGVFSLKVDADGPVIMLVVQTALDRETRDLYQMALVATDCGSDPLSATATLIVAVTDVNDNCPSFSSDSPRSVSIPGDSPKNMLVAQVRATDPDSGPNAAIVYSLSPKVSERAKKLFSLDSLTGYIRLTQDLKSDNSEELLLKVLASGHHCPPADTQVTISVLPKANQELTIKIGFIAEHQNQTMVLPENQPPTVLAVLELEGDSSFKGSSLAIESEVPFTLSPQNGKYLLSTSKPLDYEMKREHHISVVVHGRSAEGTVIAPSRHVIRVMVADVNDNAPHFPQSHYQLEVEENNQAGTSLWRVSATDADSGHNGRVTYRLDKHTTIFNIDSATGQLSASASLDREQQGVHKLTVFARDSGSPPLESVATVTIRVLDQNDNAPVFLTPHFIFFIPENVPPFAQVAGLGVTDPDEGENGNTELVVVNSSGPFVVDSTQGTLRTTSNLDRETEDHYELYLLARDHGHPVALTSTARITIFVEDINDNQPKVILPSSNSSCLTVSPETIAGTTVTKIYAIDKDSGLNSEITYSVVMPEPMQNSSPFLVDSRSGNITVAQQLLQKDLGMHHLFIVVRDGGKPAPLYTTVWVNLLVNESMEPCHLDRAPTWTGTPDLVRTPSKAPICEVEDTRSAQLILLVGLGMMLASVCLLVVAAVLYLKQRRRCLQQSMRGHTEENDIPLRLKDKYYSDD; encoded by the exons ATGGGCCATGGGACTCCTGATAATATGAACTGGGCTGGACTACTGCAG AGTCTGCTGGTTGTGGTCCATCTCCAGCAGATCATGTGTGGTTCTGTCTGGTTTTCCATCCCAGAGGAACGGGAGCCTGGTATTCTGGCCGGGTCACTTAGTAAACACTTTCCACCTCCGTACCAGCTCCTGACCCAAGAGTATTTTTGGATGGACGAAAACACTGGAAATTTCTACACCACTGAGCAAAAGATGGATCGTGAGGCCCTCTGcccagaggagacaaaagctGAGGAATGCATTATTCTCCACAATGCTGTCGTGGGGCCCTCAGGAGACCTTATACAGTTTCCTGTGATCATAGAAGACATCAATGACAATGCACCTCATTTcgaaaacagtgaaatacacCTGAAGATGTCTGAGGATGTGACTGTGGGGACCAGTTTCTTGCTGGATGACCAGGCTCAGGACAGGGATGCCGGACATAATGGGGAGCTGCATTACCACCTAGAAGACTCTGATGGAGTTTTCAGTTTAAAAGTCGATGCAGACGGGCCTGTCATCATGCTGGTTGTGCAAACAGCTCTCGATAGGGAGACTCGGGACCTGTATCAGATGGCGCTGGTGGCCACCGACTGCGGCTCAGACCCTTTAAGTGCTACGGCAACTTTAATAGTTGCAGTGACAGATGTTAATGACAACTGTCCAAGCTTTAGCTCTGACAGCCCCCGCAGTGTCTCCATCCCCGGAGACTCCCCAAAGAACATGCTGGTCGCTCAGGTCAGAGCCACAGACCCAGATTCAGGCCCGAATGCTGCCATCGTTTACTCCCTCAGTCCCAAAGTCTCTGAGCGGGCCAAGAAGCTCTTTAGCCTCGACAGCCTCACTGGGTACATCAGACTAACACAGGACCTCAAGAGCGACAactcagaggagctgctgctgaaagtgTTAGCTAGTGGCCATCACTGCCCCCCAGCAGACACTCAGGTAACCATATCCGTGCTCCCCAAGGCGAACCAAGAGCTGACGATCAAGATCGGGTTCATAGCGGAGCATCAAAACCAGACGATGGTGTTACCAGAGAACCAGCCCCCCACCGTCTTAGCTGTTTTAGAGCTTGAGGgtgacagcagctttaaaggctCATCTCTTGCCATTGAGAGTGAAGTGCCTTTCACTTTGAGCCCACAGAATGGCAAATATCTGCTTTCCACATCAAAGCCCCTAGACtatgagatgaaaagagaacATCATATTTCTGTGGTAGTGCATGGGAGATCAGCTGAAGGGACTGTGATCGCTCCTTCCAGGCATGTGATCAGGGTGATGGTGGCAGATGTCAATGATAATGCGCCACATTTTCCCCAGTCCCACTatcagctggaggtggaggaaaacAACCAGGCAGGGACATCACTGTGGCGGGTCTCGGCCACAGATGCAGACAGTGGACACAATGGCAGGGTGACCTACAGGCTTGACAAACACACTACCATCTTTAACATTGACTCTGCGACAGGTCAACTGTCTGCATCAGCCTCTCTGGACAGAGAACAGCAGGGTGTACACAAGCTCACTGTGTTTGCACGAGATAGCGGCTCTCCTCCCTTGGAGTCAGTGGCCACAGTAACCATTCGTGTTCTGGACCAGAATGACAATGCACCTGTTTTTCTAACCCCCCACTTCATCTTTTTCATCCCTGAGAACGTACCACCGTTTGCCCAGGTGGCGGGGTTAGGGGTGACAGACCCAGACGAAGGGGAGAATGGGAACACAGAGTTGGTAGTTGTAAACAGCAGTGGACCTTTTGTTGTGGATAGCACTCAGGGGACACTGCGCACCACCAGCAACTTGGACCGTGAAACAGAGGACCACTATGAACTGTACCTGCTGGCCAGGGATCATGGACATCCGGTCGCTTTGACTTCCACTGCCAGGATAACTATCTTTGTGGAGGACATCAATGACAACCAGCCAAAAGTGATTCTTCCCAGCAGTAACTCCTCTTGCCTGACTGTCTCTCCAGAAACCATTGCAGGCACCACGGTAACAAAGATCTATGCCATTGACAAGGACTCTGGCCTGAATTCAGAGATAACATATTCTGTTGTGATGCCAGAGCCAATGCAAAACAGCAGCCCTTTCCTGGTGGATTCAAGGTCAGGGAACATCACCGTAGCTCAGCAACTTCTACAGAAGGACCTGGGAATGCATCACTTGTTCATTGTGGTCAGAGACGGGGGGAAACCAGCTCCACTTTATACCACTGTCTGGGTTAATCTGTTGGTTAATGAGAGCATGGAGCCCTGCCACTTGGACAGGGCGCCCACCTGGACAGGGACACCTGATTTGGTTCGAACCCCCTCAAAGGCCCCCATCTGTGAGGTGGAGGATACCAGATCTGCTCAGCTGATACTGCTAGTAGGCCTGGGTATGATGCTGGCCTCCGTATGCTTGCTTGTGGTGGCAGCTGTGTTATACCTGAAACAGAGGAGACGATGCCTTCAGCAGAGCATGAGGGGGCACACTGAGGAGAATGATATTCCACTCAGGCTCAAAGACAAATACTACTCTGATGACTAA
- the plp1a gene encoding proteolipid protein 1a, translating to MGCYDCCMRCLGGVPYCSLVATLLCFSGIALFCGCGHQALTETERLIETYFARNLQDYITLAYIIQYFQYVIYGLASFFFLYCIVLLAEGFYTTSAAKQTFGEFRSTMCGRCLSSSFIVMTYVLAVLWLLVFAFAALPVYFFYNMDATCHTIDVLTETPASINQLCVDARQYGLLPWNAVPGKACGITLSTVCKTREYRMTYDLYVAAFAGAGITLLALLTYTVSTTYNFAVLRYLGRKGIGARC from the exons ATGG GTTGCTATGACTGCTGTATGCGCTGTTTGGGTGGGGTGCCGTACTGCTCCCTGGTCGccacactgctgtgtttctctggCATTGCCCTCTTCTGCGGTTGTGGGCACCAGGcactcacagagacagagagactcaTCGAGACTTACTTTGCCCGTAACCTTCAGGACTACATCACCCTCGCCTACAT CATTCAGTATTTCCAGTATGTCATCTATGGTTTGgcctcctttttcttcctctactGCATCGTGCTGTTGGCTGAGGGCTTCTACACCACAAGTGCTGCCAAGCAAACCTTTGGAGAATTCAGGAGCACCATGTGTGGCCGCTGCCTCAGCTCCTCG TTTATAGTGATGACATATGTACTAGCTGTGCTGTGGCTGTTGGTGTTCGCCTTCGCGGCCCTGCCTGTCTACTTCTTCTACAACATGGACGCCACCTGCCACACCATTGATGTTCTGACTGAGACTCCAGCAAGTATCAACCAGCTCTGTGTTGATGCAAGGCAATATG GGCTTCTGCCATGGAACGCAGTGCCGGGGAAAGCTTGTGGTATAACTCTGTCCACTGTTTGCAAGACCAGAGAG TACCGAATGACCTATGACCTCTACGTTGCTGCCTTCGCCGGAGCGGGCATCACTCTCTTGGCTCTG CTGACCTATACTGTGTCAACCACCTATAACTTTGCGGTTCTGCGGTATCTGGGGAGAAAGGGCATAGGTGCACGGTGTTAG
- the rab9b gene encoding ras-related protein Rab-9B, which produces MSGKSLLLKVILLGDGGVGKSSLMNRYVTDRFDSQSFHTIGVEFLNRDLEVDGRLVTLQIWDTAGQERFKSLRTPFYRGADCCLLTFAVNDLQSFQNLGCWKKEFMYYSDIKDPERFPFVVLGNKVDMEQREVGEDEARAWCEENGCCPYFETSAKDDTNVTAAFEAAVREVLASEDQIDHALLSSTIDLHGNRKTSRGSCC; this is translated from the coding sequence ATGAGCGGGAAGAGCCTGCTGCTGAAGGTGATCCTGCTGGGGGACGGTGGAGTGGGCAAGTCCTCCCTAATGAACCGATATGTCACAGACCGCTTTGACTCCCAGTCCTTTCACACCATCGGCGTGGAGTTCCTCAACCGGGACCTGGAGGTGGATGGGCGCCTGGTTACACTTCAGATCTGGGACACAGCAGGCCAGGAGCGCTTCAAGTCCCTGCGCACGCCCTTCTACCGAGGCGCCGACTGCTGCCTGCTCACGTTTGCTGTGAACGACCTGCAGAGCTTCCAGAACCTCGGCTGCTGGAAGAAGGAGTTCATGTACTACTCGGACATCAAAGACCCAGAGCGGTTCCCTTTTGTGGTGCTAGGCAATAAGGTAGacatggagcagagggaggtgggggaggacGAAGCGCGGGCCTGGTGTGAAGAGAACGGCTGCTGCCCTTACTTTGAGACCAGTGCAAAGGATGATACAAATGTCACAGCTGCATTCGAGGCAGCTGTCAGGGAGGTTCTGGCTTCTGAGGACCAGATTGACCATGCACTACTAAGTAGTACTATCGATCTCCATGGCAACCGCAAAACCTCTCGCGGGTCTTGCTGCTGA
- the LOC143325393 gene encoding regulator of cell cycle RGCC, with protein sequence MSSDINTDLELELGELLQEFQDVVEELKAPSRSRPHAYQHVLQEAKSRTGPGDDSGVEDSDYGSEASLGNSLNTSEEELHTAGITLAPKAKLGDTRELESFINMLDQELAEM encoded by the exons ATGTCCTCAGACATTAACACAG ACTTGGAGCTCGAGCTGGGTGAGTTGCTGCAGGAGTTCCAGGatgtggtggaggagctgaaggccCCTTCTCGAAGCAGACCTCATGCGTACCAGCACGTCCTGCAGGAGGCCAAAAGTCGCACGGGGCCCGGGGACGACAGCGGAGTGGAGGACTCGGATTATG GCAGCGAAGCTTCTTTGGGAAACAGTTTGAACACCAGCGAGGAGGAGCTTCACACAGCAGGCATAACGCTGGCACCGAAAG CCAAACTGGGAGACACGAGGGAACTTGAAAGTTTTATCAACATGTTGGATCAAGAACTTGCAG AAATGTGA